From the genome of Eucalyptus grandis isolate ANBG69807.140 chromosome 2, ASM1654582v1, whole genome shotgun sequence, one region includes:
- the LOC104432985 gene encoding LOW QUALITY PROTEIN: protein CHROMATIN REMODELING 19 (The sequence of the model RefSeq protein was modified relative to this genomic sequence to represent the inferred CDS: deleted 1 base in 1 codon), whose amino-acid sequence NPLLSPPSPSLGFSRGTAFLRRRSPSPGDRPCDGDEARTGRAHGGGLGRPVQLLQALSRPQEAPVAPAAPIESFAFRRGKSGRPRSPSTSGRGIGDPVEAGGGSDDLEDDDAELAGPVAPAPASRGRRFVVDDDDDEEEEERRERGSKVESDGDLVDVYDISSAEDEKEEEVEGEGLGAEEDEVEDDDVVGKALQKCAKISTDLKKALYGSSVASCEHYSEVEASSNRIVTQDDVDAACGADDTDFQPVLKPYQLVGVNFLLLLHRKGVGGAILADEMGLGKTIQAITYLTLLKHLNNDPGPHLVVCPASLLENWERELKRWCPSFSVLQYHGANRSIYSKQLTSLSKAGLPPPFNVLLVCYSLFERHSVQQKDDRKIFRRWRWSCVLMDEAHALKDKTSYRWKNLMSVARNANQRLMLTGTPLQNDLHELWSLLEFMMPDLFATEDVDLKKLLTAEDRALVSRMKSILGPFILRRLKSDVMRQLVPKIQKVEFVAMDQQQEEAYIEAIEEYRAASGARLEKFSGDCLSNVNKILPKRQISNYFVQFRKIANHPLLVRRLYDDGDIVRLAKKLYHKGAFGFECGLERVIDEMKKYSDFSIHQLLLCYGIDGVLSEEHAMLSAKCRALAELLPALHKDGHRVLIFSQWTSMLDILEWILELIGVTYRRLDGSTQVTDRQSIVDTFNNDTSIFACLLSTRAGGQGLNLTGADTVVIHDMDFNPQIDRQAEDRCHRIGQTKPVTIYRLVTKGTVDENVYEIAKRKLVLDAAVLESGLEVDTEKDTSEKTMGEILSALLLR is encoded by the exons AATcccctcctctcccctcccaGTCCCAGTCTAGGGTTTTCTCGCGGCACcgccttcctccgccgccggtcgccgtcgccgggagaTCGGCCATGCGACGGAGATGAAGCGCGCACTGGACGAGCTCACGGAGGAGGACTGGGGCGACCTGTCCAGCTCCTTCAAGCCCTCTCGCGCCCTCAGGAGGCCCCCGTCGCCCCCGCCGCCCCCATCGAGTCCTTCGCCTTCCGCCGCGGCAAATCGGGCCGGCCCCGCTCCCCGAGCACTTCCGGCCGAGGAATCGGCGATCCCGTCGAGGCCGGCGGCGGCTCCGATGACTTGGAGGACGACGATGCCGAGCTGGCCGGCCCCGtcgcgccggcgccggcgagcCGTGGCCGCCGGTTTGTagtcgacgacgacgacgatgaggaggaggaggag aggcgggaACGGGGTAGTAAGGTGGAGAGCGATGGGGATTTGGTCGATGTCTACGATATAAGCTCTGCAGAGgacgagaaggaggaggaggttgaGGGGGAGGGACTGGGGGCGGAAGAGGATGaggtggaggatgatgatgtGGTGGGGAAGGCTCTGCAGAAATGCGCCAAAATTTCTACGGATTTGAAGAAGGCGCTTTATGGCTCTTCCGTCGCTTCATGCGAGCACTACTCCGAAGTGGAAGCTTCCTCTAATCGGATTGTCACTCAG GATGATGTTGATGCAGCATGTGGTGCTGATGATACAGATTTTCAGCCTGTTCTGAAGCCTTATCAGCTTGTTGGTGTcaactttcttcttttgttgcaTCGGAAGGGCGTAGGAGGAG CCATCCTAGCGGATGAGATGGGTCTTGGGAAGACCATTCAG GCCATAACATACTTAACATTGCTGAAACACTTGAATAATGATCCGGGTCCGCACTTGGTTGTATGCCCGGCTTCTCTCTTGGAGAATTGGGAAAGGGAACTCAAAAGGTGGTGTCCTTCATTTTCAGTACTCCAATATCATGGTGCTAACCGGTCAATCTACTCAAAACAGTTGACCTCACTGTCGAAAGCAGGATTACCTCCTCCGTTCAATGTGCTTCTTGTGTGTTACTCTCTTTTTGAACGTCACAG CGTTCAGCAGAAAGATGATCGCAAAATTTTTAGACGATGGCGGTGGAGCTGCGTCTTGATGGATGAAGCCCATGCACTGAAGGATAAAACCAGTTACAGATGGAAAAACTTAATGTCTGTTGCACGAAACGCGAATCAGCGTCTAATGTTGACAGGGACACCCCTACAAAACGATTTACAT GAATTGTGGTCACTGTTGGAATTTATGATGCCTGATCTTTTTGCAACTGAAGATGTGGACTTGAAAAAACTTTTAACTGCTGAGGACCGAGCCTTAGTCAGTCGTATGAAGTCCATTCTAGGACCATTTATCTTGAGACGTTTAAAATCTGATGTTATGCGGCAACTTGTTCCTAAGATACAAAAG GTTGAGTTTGTGGCAATGGATCAGCAACAGGAGGAGGCTTATATAGAAGCTATTGAGGAGTATCGTGCGGCCTCAGGAGCTCGTTTGGAAAAATTTTCAGGAGATTGCCTGAGCAATGTCAACAAAATTCTACCAAAACGTCAAATTTCTAACTACTTTGTCCAGTTTCGGAAG ATTGCAAATCATCCTTTGCTAGTGAGGCGCCtttatgatgatggtgatattgTTCGTCTCGCTAAGAAGTTATATCACAAGGGTGCCTTTGGGTTTGAATGTGGTTTGGAAAGAGTAATAGATGAAATGAAGAAGTATAGTGATTTCTCTATTCATCAG CTTTTACTTTGTTATGGTATCGATGGGGTTCTATCTGAGGAACATGCCATGCTTTCCGCTAAGTGCCGT GCACTGGCTGAACTTCTTCCTGCACTCCATAAAGATGGTCATCGCGTCCTGATATTTAGCCAGTGGACCTCAATGCTTGATATCTTAGAATGGATATTGGAACTTATAGGGGTTACGTACAGACGTCTTGATGGAAG TACCCAGGTGACGGACAGACAAAGCATAGTTGACACTTTCAATAATGATACTTCCATATTTGCTTGCTTGCTTTCGACGAGAGCTGGAGGACAGGGTTTGAATTTGACCGGAGCTGACACGGTTGTCATCCATGACATGGATTTCAACCCACAAATTGACCGACAGGCAGAGGATCGCTGTCACCGAATTGGCCAAACAAAGCCAGTGACTATATATAG GTTAGTGACCAAGGGAACGGTCGATGAGAATGTTTATGAGATTGCGAAAAGGAAGCTGGTTCTGGATGCTGCTGTTCTGGAGTCTGGTCTTGAGGTTGATACTGAGAAGGATACATCTGAGAAGACAATGGGGGAGATACTGTCTGCACTTTTGCTTCGCTAG
- the LOC120286007 gene encoding protein indeterminate-domain 4, chloroplastic-like yields MASTSSTQFFGLGDESQNQMMLQQQSSTTTSSTGPMPPPPKKKRNQPGTPNPDAEVIALSPKTLMATNRFICEVCNKGFQREQNLQLHRRGHNLPWKLKQKTTKDVKRKVYLCPEPTCVHHDPSRALGDLTGIKKHYSRKHGEKKWKCEKCSKRYAVQSDWKAHSKICGTREYRCDCGTLFSRRDSFITHRAFCDALAQESARHPSSLNTLGNNLYGNNIGLGLSHQVGSQLPILQTHNHPPSNMLRLGGASNSSNFSQPPHPMPPPPATFFKPEAADSLHDLPSHNPLSGLMQLPNLQGNSSASQSNLFNLSFFGNNAAAASDNATTATAAAANFPSQGFLGQFNGGNNGSNQPSGLFSDDRVGSGFSSLFNASAQNESVVAHMSATALLQKAAQMGSITSGNSSSLLGGLGSSSGGGGSAVNRQMGSVNFSGGSGSFPDSGGKLPPQMESESHLRGLISSFAGGSSSIFGGGGGHEHENSFSGFNESNMSLDHHHHHQDQSSASFCNVNDAKLHQNLTTSMGGSDKLTLDFLGVGGMMRKRTDGGFAHREQQQQQHGTINMSSLDRDRKSEQGSQPFGSSKMH; encoded by the exons ATGGCATCAACATCGTCGACGCAGTTCTTTGGCCTCGGAGATGAGAGCCAAAACCAGATGATGCTTCAGCAGCAGTCCTCCACGACAACCTCTTCGACCGGCCCGATGCCGCCGCCacccaagaagaagaggaaccaGCCTGGAACTCCAA ATCCAGACGCAGAAGTGATAGCACTATCTCCCAAGACCCTAATGGCAACAAACAGGTTCATTTGTGAGGTATGCAACAAAGGGTTCCAAAGGGAGCAAAACCTACAGCTCCACAGAAGAGGACACAACCTGCCTTGGAAGCTGAAGCAGAAGACCACAAAGGACGTGAAGCGCAAGGTCTACCTCTGCCCCGAGCCCACCTGCGTCCACCACGACCCGTCCCGGGCCCTCGGCGACCTCACCGGCATCAAGAAGCACTACTCACGCAAGCATGGCGAGAAGAAGTGGAAGTGCGAGAAGTGCTCCAAGCGCTATGCTGTCCAGTCTGATTGGAAGGCTCACTCCAAGATCTGCGGCACTCGGGAATACCGGTGCGATTGCGGCACCCTCTTCTCTAG GCGCGACAGTTTCATCACCCACAGGGCCTTTTGCGACGCTCTAGCTCAAGAAAGCGCGAGGCACCCATCAAGCTTGAACACTTTGGGGAACAACCTCTATGGCAACAACATCGGTTTGGGCCTCTCTCACCAGGTTGGCTCCCAATTGCCCATCCTCCAAACACATAACCACCCACCAAGCAACATGCTCCGGCTTGGCGGCGCCTCCAACTCCTCTAACTTCTCGCAGCCGCCCCACCCAATGCCTCCTCCTCCCGCCACGTTTTTCAAGCCTGAAGCTGCCGACTCCCTGCACGATCTCCCAAGCCACAATCCCCTCTCCGGGTTGATGCAGCTGCCAAACCTTCAAGGTAACTCTAGCGCCTCCCAATCGAACCTCTTCAACCTCAGCTTCTTCGGCAACAATGCCGCCGCTGCCAGCGACAATGCCACCACTGCCACAGCCGCCGCTGCCAACTTTCCATCTCAAGGCTTCTTGGGCCAGTTCAATGGCGGGAACAATGGCAGCAACCAACCGTCTGGTCTTTTCTCAGATGACCGGGTCGGATCagggttttcttctttattcaaTGCCTCAGCGCAGAATGAGAGCGTGGTGGCTCACATGTCCGCAACTGCGCTACTTCAAAAGGCAGCTCAAATGGGGTCCATAACAAGCGGCAACAGCTCCTCCTTGTTGGGCGGATTGGGAAGCTCatcaggcggcggcggcagtgCTGTCAACCGGCAAATGGGGTCCGTCAACTTCAGTGGAGGCAGTGGCAGTTTTCCTGACAGTGGCGGGAAGCTGCCACCACAGATGGAAAGCGAGAGCCATCTCCGGGGTTTGATCAGTTCTTTCGCCGGTGGAAGCTCTTCAATAttcggaggtggcggcggtcaTGAGCATGAGAACAGCTTCAGCGGTTTCAATGAAAGCAATATGTCGttggatcatcatcatcaccatcaggACCAAAGTAGTGCGAGCTTCTGCAATGTGAACGACGCCAAGTTGCACCAGAATCTCACGACGAGCATGGGAGGGTCCGATAAATTAACTTTGGACTTCCTGGGTGTGGGAGGGATGATGAGGAAAAGAACGGACGGTGGTTTCGCGCATagagagcagcagcagcaacaacatgGGACGATCAACATGAGCTCACTAGACAGAGACAGGAAGTCAGAGCAGGGAAGTCAACCATTTGGGAGTTCGAAAATGCATTGA